A window of Pseudomonas alcaliphila JAB1 genomic DNA:
CGCTGCTCCTCGTTGACCGAGCCACGCTTGGCCAGGCAGACCAGACCGAAGTCTTCGCCACCGACGTAATCCAGACCATTACCGGCGATGGCCTGATCGAGGAACTGATCGACGAAATCGTCGAGGGTCTGGTCGCTCAAGTCGGCCTTGAAGTTCAGGGTCAGCTCGAAGCCCAGCTCCTGGAATTCATCGACACAGAGCTTCTTGCGCAGACGGCGGGAACGGTTGGTCGCCATGAAACAATCCTCAAAGGTAATAACGCGCGGCACTCTAGCAGTTTCGCCGCCAGAGCGCCCGTTTTGTATCGTCCTGCCGGCCCTTCGAACATGTTGAACGCCAGCTGTTTGCAGTGACTGTTTTTAACCCGGCGGGGCCGACTGCGAGCAGAATCTTGCGGCATAATGCCGGCAACTTTTCCCCGAGTCGGACTGTCGTTTGTCTGTCTCCCACGTCACTCCCGCCTGACTGCGGAAGGTTCCTGTCGATGATTCAGCGGTTTCGCCAACTGGCGCTGAGCGCCCTGCTTCTCCCCCTCGCCCTGTCCTGC
This region includes:
- a CDS encoding YggL family protein; this encodes MATNRSRRLRKKLCVDEFQELGFELTLNFKADLSDQTLDDFVDQFLDQAIAGNGLDYVGGEDFGLVCLAKRGSVNEEQRAAVEAWLKGRDELEKFELSPLQDVWYPENPINQA